From Dehalococcoidia bacterium:
GTTGTTGCAGCTGTCGCAGAATTAAGGATTAACAGTGTTTGGCGCTTGCGATGATGTGAATATCTGCAATTAAATAAAGAGGGATAGGTAAATGAACTTCGGATTTGAAGAAATTCAGGATATGCTTCGTAAAGATGCCCGACGTTTTCTCAACGATAAATGCTCTAAGAGCTTCGTGCGTGAGATGGAGGAAGATGAGCGGGGTTTTGACCAAGCTCTCTGGAGGGAAATGGCGGATCTGGGTTGGATGGGCTTGGTGTTCCCGGAAGAATTCGGGGGGCAGGGCATGACCTTTTTGGATCTGGCAGCGCTTCTGGAGGAGATGGGGCGAGCTTGTCTTCCAGGACCGTACTTTTCCACAGTTATCCTGGGCGGCCTCCCCATTCTGGAGGCGGGCAGTAAAGAACAAAAGCAGGAGTTCTTGCCCAAAATATCCAGAGGGGAAATGATCATGACCCTGGCTCTCCTCGAGCAAAAAGGCACCTACGATCCCTCAAGTATAGCCACCACAGCCAAAACCCACGGAGATAACTACCTCATCAGCGGCACGAAGCTGTTTGTATCCAATGCTCATGTCGCCGATTATTTGATCTGCGCAGCCCGCACCGGAAACAAAGGCGATAAATCCCACGGGATCAGCTTGTTTCTGGTGGATGCCAAGAGCCCGGGCATCAGTTGTACACTGCTTAAGACAATTGCCTCAGACAGGCAATGCGAAGTGAAATTGGATAACGTATCAGTGTCTAAGAAGAATCTCTTGGGTGAGTTGAACCAGGGATGGGTGCTGATTGAGAAGATACTTATGCTGGCAGCAGCAGCCGAGTGCGTTGAAATGGTCGGCGGCGCACAGCAGGTACTGGAAATGGTGGTGAATTATA
This genomic window contains:
- a CDS encoding acyl-CoA/acyl-ACP dehydrogenase — translated: MNFGFEEIQDMLRKDARRFLNDKCSKSFVREMEEDERGFDQALWREMADLGWMGLVFPEEFGGQGMTFLDLAALLEEMGRACLPGPYFSTVILGGLPILEAGSKEQKQEFLPKISRGEMIMTLALLEQKGTYDPSSIATTAKTHGDNYLISGTKLFVSNAHVADYLICAARTGNKGDKSHGISLFLVDAKSPGISCTLLKTIASDRQCEVKLDNVSVSKKNLLGELNQGWVLIEKILMLAAAAECVEMVGGAQQVLEMVVNYTKERVQFDVPIGSFQAIQHHCSNMAIDVDGSRFITYEACWAISQGMPSDQKVSMAKAWVSDAYRRVVALGQQIHGGIGFTRDHDMQLYFRRAKAGEVIFGDGDYHREKLVQSLAL